From one Bifidobacterium sp. WK012_4_13 genomic stretch:
- the gndA gene encoding NADP-dependent phosphogluconate dehydrogenase: MVQAQIGVYGLGVMGGNLARNLAHHGNSVAVFNRTPTRTRHLITAHGSEGTFVPAETIEDFLAALKRPRTVIIMVKAGAATDAVIKELADAMEPGDIIVDGGNSYFKDTIRREKEARAQGLHFVGMGISGGEEGALNGPSIMPGGTEDSWKVLEPILKSIAAVAEGEPCVTHIGENGAGHFVKMVHNGIEYADMQLIAESYDLLRRGMGMTPSQIADVFAQWNLGELNSYLIEITSDVLRQVDARTGLPFVDVVLDEAGMKGTGTWTVQTALDLAIPVTSISESVFARGLSGQSAQRAEARKINLPGPDFSIAQQNEGTFVEEVRKALYASKIVAYAQGFDEIAAGAQQYGWNIDLGAVARIWRGGCIIRAEFLDRISDAYASGRQTTSLLFDSSFRTVIGKAQDSWRAVISLATQGGIPIPGFTSSLAYYDGLRSPRLPTSLIQGQRDLFGAHTYRKVGVPGVFHTLWADTDRQEIQQN, translated from the coding sequence GTCGGAGGGAACATTCGTCCCAGCAGAGACAATCGAAGATTTTTTGGCAGCACTGAAACGGCCGCGCACTGTTATCATCATGGTCAAAGCGGGAGCGGCGACGGATGCGGTCATCAAGGAACTTGCAGACGCAATGGAACCAGGAGACATCATCGTAGATGGTGGAAACTCGTATTTCAAAGACACGATCCGTCGAGAGAAAGAAGCTCGTGCCCAAGGATTGCACTTCGTCGGCATGGGTATCTCAGGTGGGGAGGAAGGAGCGCTCAATGGTCCATCCATCATGCCCGGAGGCACGGAGGATTCCTGGAAGGTCCTTGAACCGATCCTCAAGTCCATTGCAGCAGTCGCAGAAGGGGAACCGTGTGTAACGCATATCGGCGAGAACGGCGCCGGCCATTTCGTGAAAATGGTGCACAATGGCATCGAATATGCTGACATGCAATTGATCGCAGAAAGCTATGACCTACTCCGCCGTGGTATGGGAATGACGCCATCACAGATCGCTGACGTGTTCGCACAGTGGAATCTGGGAGAACTGAATTCGTATCTGATTGAGATAACGTCCGATGTCTTACGACAGGTGGATGCACGAACAGGATTGCCATTCGTGGATGTCGTACTCGATGAGGCTGGCATGAAAGGCACAGGCACGTGGACGGTGCAGACAGCCTTGGACCTTGCCATTCCGGTAACGAGCATCTCCGAGTCAGTGTTCGCCAGAGGATTGTCGGGCCAGAGCGCCCAGCGTGCCGAAGCCCGCAAGATCAACCTGCCAGGTCCTGATTTTTCGATAGCACAACAGAACGAGGGGACTTTCGTGGAGGAAGTGCGCAAGGCCTTGTATGCATCAAAGATAGTCGCATATGCTCAGGGATTTGATGAGATCGCCGCCGGAGCGCAACAATATGGCTGGAACATAGACCTGGGAGCGGTAGCCCGCATCTGGCGTGGAGGCTGCATTATCCGTGCCGAATTCCTGGACCGGATCTCAGATGCGTATGCCTCGGGCAGGCAAACAACCTCTCTCCTATTCGACTCCTCCTTCAGAACGGTGATAGGCAAGGCGCAAGACTCATGGCGCGCAGTGATCTCTCTCGCCACCCAAGGAGGAATCCCGATACCAGGGTTCACCAGCTCCTTGGCCTACTATGACGGCTTGCGCTCACCGCGTTTGCCAACATCGCTCATTCAGGGGCAACGTGATCTTTTCGGCGCTCACACGTATCGCAAAGTCGGCGTACCAGGTGTTTTCCATACGCTATGGGCCGATACTGACCGTCAAGAGATTCAACAGAACTGA